In Ascaphus truei isolate aAscTru1 unplaced genomic scaffold, aAscTru1.hap1 HAP1_SCAFFOLD_531, whole genome shotgun sequence, a single window of DNA contains:
- the LOC142485084 gene encoding uncharacterized protein LOC142485084, with amino-acid sequence MFFNVLISSSIEQLISEIYKRDPLWNQKVNTYHDRFLTKKLWSEIGEIMSCGTDILKTKWKNLRDSFRRELNKIIHPRSGDAAASVHEYTSSWPYFSMMLFLKEQMTPAQTVCNLDNSNTELPGTSTDNTLDVSVEDTSFSVTPPSPSEPPTKKRKPNNDYKKKLIAIEENKLVILANALHDSPPPVEDCEDLSFLKSLLPQFKRFDPIKKIIVRNQMNMVMLNAMQDN; translated from the exons atgttctttaatgttctgataag CTCCAGCATAGAGCAGCTCATATCTGAGATATACAAACGCGATCCTCTTTGGAACCAGAAGGTCAACACATATCATGACCGTTTCCTGACCAAGAAATTGTGGAGCGAGATTGGAGAAATAATGTCCTGTGGAA ctgaCATCCTGAAAACCAAGTGGAAGAACTTGCGGGATTCCTTCCGTAGGGAGCTGAATAAAATTATACACCCACGCTCAGGTGACGCAGCCGCAAGTGTACATGAGTACACATCTTCGTGGCCGTACTTCTCCATGATGCTCTTCTTAAAAGAGCAAATGACGCCTGCACAGACGGTCTGCAATCTTGACAATAGCAACACTGAACTCCCAGGGACTTCAACGGACAATACGCTGGATGTAAGTGTGGAGGACACTTCCTTCAGCGTGACCCCGCCGTCCCCATCAGAACCTCCAACGAAGAAAAGGAAGCCAAATAATgactacaaaaaaaaattaatagcCATAGAAGAAAATAAACTTGTTATATTAGCCAATGCATTACATGATTCACCACCACCTGTAGAAGACTGTGAGGACTTATCTTTTTTGAAAAGTCTACTACCACAGTTCAAGAGATTTGATCCAATCAAAAAAATCATTGTGCGAAATCAAATGAACATGGTTATGTTGAATGCGATGCAAGATAATTAA